The following proteins are encoded in a genomic region of Saccharopolyspora antimicrobica:
- a CDS encoding MerR family transcriptional regulator — protein MDELSIGDFAHASGLTPKALRLYDELALLPPAHVDPRTGYRTYVPAQLATAQLVARLRALGMPLARIRVVLDLPPLAAAAEISSYWRQIEAETAARGELAAALVAELSRKDADMTGMPEWELRYAARTDRGLVRKSNEDAVFAGTRVFAVADGFGDQGAGRAALAALEPLDAGEPGDDLLSVLGGTTSEAQRAVDDVAQDHAGTTLTAMLWSGTSFALAHVGDSRAYLLRGGKLTQITHDHTFVQSLVDEGRLTAEEAAVHPKRAELLRALVSGGAVEPDMHLREARTGDRYLLCSDGLHAVLGEQVLHDVLGSAAAPQEAVDSFAQQVHDAGAPDNVACVVIDTVARA, from the coding sequence GTGGACGAACTGAGCATCGGCGACTTCGCGCACGCATCGGGCCTCACGCCCAAGGCGCTGCGGCTCTACGACGAGCTCGCGCTGCTGCCACCGGCGCACGTCGACCCGCGCACGGGCTACCGGACCTACGTCCCGGCCCAGCTGGCGACGGCGCAGCTGGTCGCGCGGCTGCGCGCGCTCGGCATGCCGCTGGCCAGGATCCGGGTGGTGCTCGACCTGCCACCGCTGGCCGCGGCCGCGGAGATCTCCTCTTACTGGCGCCAGATCGAGGCCGAAACCGCGGCCCGCGGTGAACTGGCCGCCGCCCTCGTCGCAGAACTGTCCAGAAAGGACGCTGACATGACCGGAATGCCGGAGTGGGAACTGCGCTACGCCGCCCGCACAGATCGCGGTTTGGTGCGGAAGAGCAACGAAGACGCGGTGTTCGCGGGCACGCGTGTGTTCGCGGTCGCCGACGGATTCGGCGACCAGGGCGCGGGACGAGCGGCGCTCGCGGCGCTCGAACCGCTCGACGCCGGAGAGCCCGGCGATGACCTGCTGAGCGTGCTGGGTGGCACGACGAGCGAAGCGCAGCGAGCCGTCGACGACGTCGCGCAGGACCACGCAGGAACCACGCTGACGGCCATGCTGTGGTCGGGGACGAGCTTCGCCCTGGCGCACGTGGGCGATTCGCGCGCGTACCTGCTGCGCGGGGGCAAGCTGACGCAGATCACCCACGACCACACGTTCGTTCAATCGCTGGTGGACGAGGGCAGGCTGACCGCGGAGGAAGCGGCGGTCCACCCGAAGCGCGCCGAGCTGCTGCGCGCGCTGGTCAGCGGCGGCGCGGTGGAGCCGGACATGCACCTGCGCGAAGCGCGTACCGGAGACCGGTACCTGCTCTGCTCGGACGGTCTGCACGCGGTGCTGGGCGAACAGGTCCTGCACGACGTCCTCGGCTCAGCCGCCGCCCCGCAGGAAGCGGTCGACAGCTTCGCGCAGCAGGTCCACGACGCGGGAGCTCCCGACAACGTCGCCTGCGTCGTCATCGACACCGTGGCGCGCGCCTGA
- a CDS encoding acyl-CoA dehydrogenase family protein, with amino-acid sequence MAFEAGELTTLLDGRWAHVRDQVREALEGIDLAPADDLDTESHRAHTLEQLRQLAKTGVPALGFPTAHGGSGDTGGSVVSLEMLPGNLSLMVKSGVQWGLFGGAVVALGTERHHERYLRDIISLELPGCFAMTETGHGSDVQNLRTTATYDPESQEFVVHTPHEAARKEYIGNAARDGRMAVVFAQLITGGESHGVHALLVPIRDQDGDPLPGVEITDCGRKAGLNGVDNGRIVFDQVRVPREALLNRYGDVAPDGTYSSPIASKGKRFFTMLGTLIRGRVSVAGTAGSAAKLALEIALRYGDARRQFGRPGTEDEVVVLDYLAHQRKLLPALAKSFALHFAQEELVSSLHDGSDDERAQRELESRAAGLKAITTWHATSTIQTCREACGGAGYLAENQLAQLKADTDVFTTFEGDNTVLLQLVAKGLLTNYKDQFDDLGTLGMAKFLADQFVGSVIERTATRSLVQRIIDASGKDDILDRGWQLKMFDDRERHVLDGLGRRLRKSNRSNAFEVFNSAQDHVLRAGRVHVDRLVLEAFVAAIERCRDRRTAALLNKVCDLYVLSTIEEDRGWFLEHERISPRRSKAIIEAVNGLCAQLRPHAVDLVAAFNLPRQWLTAPIATGAEADRQQAQQAHDRTLRS; translated from the coding sequence ATGGCATTCGAGGCAGGCGAGCTCACGACGCTGCTGGACGGGCGCTGGGCGCACGTCCGCGATCAGGTCCGGGAGGCGCTGGAGGGCATCGACCTGGCGCCCGCCGACGACCTCGACACCGAGAGCCACCGCGCGCACACCCTCGAACAGCTGCGGCAGCTGGCCAAGACCGGCGTCCCGGCCCTCGGTTTCCCGACCGCGCACGGCGGCAGCGGCGACACCGGTGGTTCGGTGGTGTCCCTGGAGATGCTGCCCGGCAACCTGTCGCTGATGGTCAAGTCCGGCGTCCAGTGGGGACTGTTCGGCGGGGCCGTCGTCGCGCTGGGCACCGAGCGCCACCACGAGCGCTACCTGCGCGACATCATCAGCCTGGAGCTGCCGGGCTGCTTCGCGATGACCGAGACCGGTCACGGCTCGGACGTGCAGAACCTGCGCACCACCGCCACCTACGACCCGGAATCGCAGGAGTTCGTGGTGCACACGCCGCACGAGGCGGCGCGCAAGGAGTACATCGGCAACGCCGCCCGCGACGGCCGCATGGCGGTGGTCTTCGCGCAGCTGATCACCGGCGGCGAGAGCCACGGCGTGCACGCGCTGCTGGTGCCGATTCGCGACCAGGACGGCGATCCGCTGCCCGGTGTGGAGATCACCGACTGCGGCCGCAAGGCCGGGCTCAACGGCGTGGACAACGGCCGGATCGTCTTCGACCAGGTCCGCGTGCCGCGCGAGGCGCTGCTCAACCGCTACGGCGACGTCGCCCCGGACGGCACCTACAGCAGCCCGATCGCCAGCAAGGGCAAGCGTTTCTTCACCATGCTCGGCACCCTGATCCGCGGCCGGGTCTCGGTGGCGGGCACGGCGGGCAGCGCTGCCAAGCTCGCGCTGGAGATCGCTCTGCGCTACGGCGACGCGCGCCGCCAGTTCGGCCGTCCCGGCACCGAGGACGAGGTCGTGGTGCTGGACTACCTGGCGCACCAGCGGAAACTGCTGCCCGCGCTGGCCAAGTCGTTCGCCCTGCACTTCGCGCAGGAGGAACTGGTGTCGAGCCTGCACGATGGCTCGGACGACGAGCGGGCGCAGCGCGAGCTGGAATCCCGCGCGGCCGGGCTAAAGGCGATCACCACCTGGCACGCCACCAGCACCATCCAGACCTGCCGCGAGGCCTGCGGCGGCGCCGGCTACCTGGCGGAGAACCAGCTGGCGCAGCTGAAGGCCGACACCGACGTCTTCACCACCTTCGAGGGCGACAACACGGTGCTGCTGCAGCTGGTCGCCAAGGGACTGCTGACCAACTACAAGGACCAGTTCGACGACCTCGGCACGCTCGGCATGGCCAAGTTCCTGGCCGACCAGTTCGTCGGCTCGGTGATCGAGCGGACCGCGACGCGCTCGCTGGTGCAGCGGATCATCGACGCCTCGGGCAAGGACGACATCCTCGACCGCGGCTGGCAGCTCAAGATGTTCGACGACCGCGAGCGCCACGTCCTCGACGGCCTCGGCCGCCGACTGCGGAAGTCCAACCGCAGCAATGCCTTCGAGGTGTTCAACAGTGCGCAGGACCACGTGCTGCGCGCGGGCCGGGTGCACGTGGACCGGCTGGTGCTGGAGGCGTTCGTCGCGGCGATCGAGCGCTGCCGCGACCGGAGGACCGCGGCGCTGCTGAACAAGGTGTGCGACCTCTACGTGCTCTCCACCATCGAGGAGGACCGGGGCTGGTTCCTCGAGCACGAGCGCATCTCGCCGCGCCGCTCGAAGGCGATCATCGAAGCGGTCAACGGCCTGTGCGCCCAGCTCCGCCCGCACGCGGTCGACCTGGTCGCCGCGTTCAACCTCCCGCGCCAGTGGCTCACCGCCCCGATCGCCACCGGGGCGGAAGCCGACCGCCAGCAGGCCCAGCAAGCCCACGACCGAACCCTCCGCTCGTAG
- a CDS encoding isocitrate lyase/PEP mutase family protein — protein sequence MTISQHDKAERFHALHRAEAPLVLANAWDVASARLVADAGATAVATTSAGVAWSLGAPDGDQLNRQLAIDLIARVAAAVELPVTADVESGFADTPDGVAETIRLVLDAGAIGVNIEDSTGPVLRPVDEQVARIAAARSAADAAGIPLYINARTDPFLRQVHDDPAERLRDAIDRAAAYVEAGADGIFVPGTTNLGVIGELSAAIDRPLNVLAGPGAPAVAELAAAGASRISIGAALAQAAYAVAQRGIREVLTTGGYESIADALDFRELNSLLQD from the coding sequence ATGACGATCTCCCAGCACGACAAGGCGGAGCGGTTCCACGCCCTGCACCGCGCGGAAGCCCCGCTGGTCCTCGCCAACGCCTGGGACGTGGCCAGCGCACGGCTGGTCGCCGACGCCGGGGCGACAGCCGTCGCCACCACCAGCGCGGGCGTCGCCTGGAGCCTCGGTGCGCCCGACGGCGACCAGCTCAACCGGCAGCTCGCCATCGACCTCATCGCGCGCGTCGCCGCAGCGGTGGAACTCCCCGTCACCGCCGACGTCGAGAGCGGATTCGCGGACACCCCGGACGGCGTCGCCGAAACCATCCGGCTGGTGCTGGACGCGGGCGCGATCGGCGTCAACATCGAGGACAGCACGGGCCCGGTGCTGCGGCCGGTTGACGAGCAGGTCGCCCGCATCGCCGCCGCCCGGTCCGCGGCGGATGCGGCGGGAATCCCGTTGTACATCAACGCCCGGACCGATCCGTTCCTGCGCCAGGTGCACGACGACCCGGCGGAGCGGCTGCGCGATGCGATCGACCGGGCGGCCGCCTACGTCGAGGCCGGTGCCGACGGGATCTTCGTGCCGGGCACCACGAACCTCGGCGTGATCGGCGAACTCTCGGCCGCCATCGACCGGCCGCTCAACGTGCTGGCCGGGCCGGGCGCCCCGGCGGTCGCGGAGCTGGCAGCGGCCGGTGCGTCCCGCATCAGCATCGGCGCCGCGCTGGCCCAAGCCGCGTACGCCGTGGCGCAGCGGGGAATCCGCGAGGTCCTGACCACCGGAGGCTACGAATCGATCGCGGACGCCCTGGACTTCCGCGAGCTCAACAGTCTCCTGCAGGACTGA
- a CDS encoding methyltransferase domain-containing protein encodes MTAARLVARTVRGVETLVAAEVRAFGRVRRIGHREVFFDCAEPVPEVAGLRCADDVLIVAAELTGVGRHRADLRLLAEAAAKVPGRRMLALRKRFGGPERSAHVDVTASFVGRRNYNRYDLEDAVGVPLSAALGVPYRSRRGGVAPPEGGCSWRVTVVDDRAVLALRIGARPAHRREYRQISRPGSLHPPLASALVRLAEPFDGARLLDPCCGTGTIPIEAALSRSSLSVIGCDRDPRAVAAAAVNGRRTTGHWAVADAGRLPVATGSVDLVVSNPPWDRQVPPAGVLAREPARFWRELRRVLRPGGRAVLLLPEPDLADAGSAGLELLDRRPVSLFGSHPEVVRLRA; translated from the coding sequence GTGACGGCCGCGCGCCTGGTGGCGCGAACGGTGCGAGGTGTGGAAACCCTGGTGGCCGCGGAAGTCCGGGCGTTCGGGCGGGTTCGGCGGATCGGGCACCGCGAGGTGTTCTTCGACTGCGCCGAGCCGGTCCCGGAAGTCGCGGGGCTGCGCTGCGCGGACGACGTGCTGATCGTGGCAGCGGAGCTGACCGGTGTCGGCAGGCACCGGGCCGACCTCCGGCTGCTGGCGGAAGCCGCCGCTAAGGTTCCCGGACGCCGGATGTTGGCCCTGCGGAAGCGCTTCGGCGGGCCGGAGCGGTCGGCGCACGTGGACGTCACGGCGTCGTTCGTCGGACGGCGCAACTACAACCGGTACGACCTGGAGGACGCCGTCGGCGTTCCGCTCAGTGCCGCGTTGGGCGTGCCGTACCGGAGCAGGCGGGGTGGTGTCGCACCGCCGGAAGGCGGATGTTCCTGGCGGGTGACGGTCGTCGACGACCGAGCCGTGCTGGCCCTGCGGATCGGCGCCCGTCCGGCGCACCGGCGGGAGTACCGGCAGATCTCGCGGCCCGGGAGCCTGCACCCGCCGCTGGCGAGCGCCCTGGTCCGGCTGGCCGAGCCGTTCGACGGCGCGCGGTTGCTCGATCCGTGCTGCGGAACCGGCACGATCCCGATCGAAGCCGCGCTGAGCAGGTCTTCGCTGTCGGTCATCGGCTGCGACCGGGACCCGCGGGCGGTGGCCGCAGCGGCCGTCAACGGCAGAAGGACCACCGGGCACTGGGCGGTGGCCGACGCTGGTCGGCTGCCGGTGGCGACCGGCTCGGTGGATCTGGTGGTGAGCAATCCGCCGTGGGACCGCCAGGTCCCGCCTGCCGGGGTACTCGCACGCGAGCCCGCGCGGTTCTGGCGGGAGCTGCGCCGGGTCCTGCGGCCGGGTGGCCGCGCGGTCCTGCTGCTGCCGGAACCCGACCTGGCCGACGCGGGATCAGCCGGGCTGGAGCTGCTCGACCGGCGGCCGGTGAGCCTGTTCGGCTCGCACCCGGAGGTGGTCCGGCTGCGAGCCTGA
- a CDS encoding GOLPH3/VPS74 family protein → MDLSLAEQFMLLAHKPTGGRVMAADHAGAAELADFLLWQRIDFVGWKIRVLDPAPTGFPWFDGGLALLQKHAVAKRKPLSVSKYLRGRSPLSGGWNSALAAHQVALARRDRLRRGEKHLLGLIPHDCWYPDPAVRNAVLNELRAFARQELPSEGRLVLLAALVHSTGMHHQLPLTKIERAQLKQISRGTAFGEAVRAAVNAETAAVM, encoded by the coding sequence ATGGATCTTTCGCTGGCCGAGCAGTTCATGCTGCTGGCGCACAAGCCGACCGGGGGCCGGGTCATGGCCGCCGACCACGCGGGAGCCGCCGAGCTCGCGGACTTCCTGCTCTGGCAGCGCATCGACTTCGTCGGGTGGAAGATTCGGGTGCTCGACCCCGCGCCGACCGGATTTCCCTGGTTCGACGGTGGGCTCGCGCTGCTGCAAAAACACGCGGTCGCAAAGCGCAAACCCCTGTCCGTGTCGAAGTACCTCCGGGGCCGTAGCCCGCTGTCGGGTGGCTGGAACTCCGCGCTAGCCGCGCACCAGGTCGCCCTCGCGCGCCGGGATCGCCTGCGGCGCGGGGAGAAGCACTTGCTCGGGCTCATCCCGCACGACTGCTGGTACCCGGACCCGGCGGTCCGGAACGCGGTGCTGAACGAGCTCCGCGCCTTCGCCCGCCAGGAGTTGCCTTCCGAAGGCCGCCTGGTCCTGCTCGCGGCGCTCGTGCACAGCACCGGCATGCACCACCAGTTGCCGCTCACCAAGATCGAGCGTGCTCAGCTGAAGCAGATCAGCCGGGGCACGGCATTCGGAGAGGCCGTCCGGGCGGCCGTCAACGCGGAGACAGCGGCAGTGATGTGA
- a CDS encoding helix-turn-helix domain-containing protein, which produces MLRARDAMDRSYAEPLDVPALARIAHVSPGYFNRRFRAVFGETPHRYLQRRRVERAMWLLREDARSVTEICFAVGFSSLGTFSRTFHDIVGVSPTDYREQNRGGATGVPTCFTKSWTRPVSSG; this is translated from the coding sequence ATGCTTCGCGCTCGCGATGCGATGGACCGCTCTTACGCCGAACCGCTGGACGTGCCCGCCCTCGCGCGGATCGCGCACGTCTCGCCGGGGTACTTCAACCGCAGGTTCCGCGCGGTTTTCGGGGAAACACCGCACCGCTACCTCCAGCGGCGGCGGGTGGAGCGCGCCATGTGGCTGCTGCGGGAGGACGCGCGCAGCGTCACCGAGATCTGCTTCGCGGTCGGTTTCTCCAGCCTCGGCACGTTCAGCCGCACCTTCCACGACATCGTCGGCGTCTCGCCGACCGACTACCGCGAGCAGAACCGCGGCGGTGCGACCGGCGTCCCCACCTGCTTCACGAAGAGCTGGACGCGACCGGTCAGTTCTGGATAA
- a CDS encoding VOC family protein: MFNAVTLSQIYVLDQAEAYDFYVGKLGLEVGSDQDLGFMRWLTVHAPGDPGRQILLERPGPPAMSEELAEQVRDLITKGVMGGWLGLTTDDCQQTYETLLAKGVEFTDEPTERPYGIDCGLRDPFGNRIRFTQPKQ, encoded by the coding sequence ATGTTCAACGCAGTGACTCTCTCCCAGATCTACGTGCTCGACCAGGCCGAGGCGTACGACTTCTACGTGGGCAAGCTCGGCTTGGAGGTCGGCAGCGACCAGGACCTCGGCTTCATGCGCTGGCTCACCGTCCACGCGCCCGGCGACCCCGGGCGGCAGATCCTGCTGGAGCGGCCCGGCCCGCCGGCCATGTCCGAAGAGCTCGCCGAGCAGGTGCGCGACCTGATCACGAAGGGGGTCATGGGCGGTTGGCTCGGACTGACCACCGACGACTGCCAGCAGACCTACGAAACCCTGCTGGCCAAGGGCGTCGAGTTCACCGACGAGCCCACGGAGCGCCCCTACGGCATCGACTGCGGCCTCCGCGACCCCTTCGGCAACCGGATCCGCTTCACCCAGCCGAAGCAGTGA
- a CDS encoding TetR/AcrR family transcriptional regulator gives MTRRERLRAATEQDIRQHARALLVDRGSDAVTLRAIARELGITAPALYRYYESREDLLRQLCDDICTDLAAELHRASDEVGAEFVDKIFAVCREFRRWALAHPEEFALVFASPRADADQRRPDRFADVFLGIVGPFLAEGAILVGPAALPVELPDLSSHQESLAAAFSTAGIELPPEALRPDVMHFLLRWWVRLYGHVALEVFGRFPFDLKHADRLFEAMLHELTRETGFA, from the coding sequence GTGACTCGGCGCGAGCGACTCCGCGCCGCCACCGAACAGGACATCCGCCAGCACGCGCGGGCACTGCTGGTCGACCGCGGCAGCGACGCGGTCACCCTGCGGGCCATCGCGCGCGAGCTGGGCATCACCGCCCCGGCGCTGTACCGCTACTACGAATCCCGCGAGGACCTGCTCCGGCAGCTCTGCGACGACATCTGCACCGACCTGGCGGCGGAACTGCACCGCGCCTCCGACGAGGTCGGCGCCGAGTTCGTGGACAAGATCTTCGCGGTGTGCCGCGAGTTCCGCCGCTGGGCGCTGGCGCACCCGGAGGAGTTCGCGCTGGTCTTCGCCAGCCCGCGGGCCGACGCCGACCAGCGCCGGCCGGACCGCTTCGCCGACGTCTTCCTCGGCATCGTCGGCCCGTTCCTGGCCGAGGGCGCGATCCTGGTGGGGCCCGCGGCGCTGCCGGTCGAGCTGCCCGACCTGAGCTCCCACCAGGAATCGCTGGCGGCGGCGTTCTCCACCGCGGGCATCGAGCTCCCGCCGGAAGCGCTGCGCCCGGACGTGATGCACTTCCTGCTGCGCTGGTGGGTCCGCCTCTACGGCCACGTGGCGCTGGAGGTCTTCGGCCGCTTCCCGTTCGACCTCAAGCACGCCGACCGCCTCTTCGAAGCGATGCTCCACGAACTCACCCGGGAGACCGGCTTCGCCTGA
- a CDS encoding glutaredoxin domain-containing protein — translation MTAGVQEVVVYTRPGCPFCTSLRAGLRRQGLEFTEVNIWEDAEAAAIVRGIADGNETVPTVVVGEWQAVNPSASSVLDAVAEHAPGLLPESKPGLIDGALKAVGLRKDS, via the coding sequence ATGACCGCCGGAGTGCAGGAAGTCGTCGTCTACACCCGTCCCGGCTGCCCCTTCTGCACCTCGTTGCGCGCCGGTCTGCGGCGGCAGGGGCTGGAGTTCACCGAGGTGAACATCTGGGAGGACGCGGAGGCGGCGGCGATCGTGCGCGGCATCGCCGACGGCAACGAGACCGTCCCGACCGTGGTCGTCGGCGAGTGGCAGGCGGTCAACCCGTCGGCGAGCAGCGTGCTGGACGCGGTCGCCGAGCACGCCCCGGGCCTGCTGCCCGAGTCGAAGCCCGGGCTGATCGACGGCGCGCTGAAGGCGGTCGGGCTGCGCAAGGATTCGTGA
- the ptsP gene encoding phosphoenolpyruvate--protein phosphotransferase yields MSRLTGVGVSSGRASGPVARVADPLPEPPATPAPTDPSAEAARIRPAADAVAEQLFQRAARVEGDAKAVLETTAAMAMDPALISQAEQQVTARSLPAARAVFEAANGFADALRAAGGYMAERARDVQDVRDRIIAELHGVTPPGVPELERPSVLLARDLAPADTADLDPALVLALVTEEGGPTSHTAILARALGIPAVVAVRGVLGSPDAIGAVVDGDSGAVELSDQDVPVRAAERASAAEWNGVGETADGEPVKVVANVGSNADASAAAAAGAQGVGLFRTEFCYLAADDEPGVETQRAAYHEVLAPFAGKPVVVRTLDAGADKPLAFLDMGDEPNPALGVRGLRVAFDRPEVLDRQLTAIAGAAADSGAEVSVMAPMVATAAEAAWFAERVRAAGLSRAGVMIEIPAAALSAREILAAVDFVSIGTNDLAQYVFAADRMAGALAELNDPWQPALLRLIEMIGRAGRELGKPVGVCGEAASDPLLAGVLAGLGATSLSMAAAAVPAVGAALAEHPMATFQKAAEAALAAADPAKAREAVKSILAH; encoded by the coding sequence ATGTCGCGTTTGACTGGTGTCGGAGTCAGCTCCGGCCGCGCCTCGGGGCCGGTCGCCCGGGTCGCCGATCCACTGCCCGAACCGCCCGCCACTCCCGCGCCGACCGATCCGTCCGCCGAGGCCGCGCGCATCCGCCCCGCCGCCGACGCGGTGGCCGAGCAGCTGTTCCAGCGCGCCGCGCGCGTCGAGGGCGATGCGAAGGCGGTCCTGGAGACCACCGCCGCGATGGCGATGGACCCGGCGCTGATCTCGCAGGCCGAACAACAGGTCACCGCCCGCTCGCTGCCCGCTGCCCGCGCGGTCTTCGAAGCCGCGAACGGCTTCGCCGATGCGCTGCGCGCGGCAGGCGGCTACATGGCCGAACGAGCCCGCGACGTGCAGGACGTGCGGGATCGGATCATCGCCGAACTGCACGGCGTGACCCCGCCCGGAGTGCCCGAGCTGGAGCGTCCGAGCGTGCTGCTGGCGCGCGACCTCGCCCCCGCCGACACCGCCGACCTCGACCCGGCGCTGGTGCTCGCGCTGGTCACCGAGGAGGGCGGCCCGACCAGCCACACCGCGATCCTGGCGCGCGCGCTGGGCATCCCGGCCGTGGTCGCGGTCCGCGGCGTGCTCGGCTCCCCGGACGCGATCGGTGCCGTCGTCGACGGCGACAGCGGCGCGGTCGAGCTCAGCGACCAGGACGTCCCGGTGCGGGCCGCCGAGCGGGCCTCGGCCGCCGAGTGGAACGGCGTCGGCGAAACCGCCGATGGCGAGCCGGTCAAGGTCGTCGCCAACGTCGGGTCGAACGCGGACGCGAGCGCGGCGGCAGCCGCCGGCGCGCAGGGCGTCGGCTTGTTTCGCACCGAGTTCTGCTACCTGGCCGCCGACGACGAACCGGGCGTCGAGACCCAGCGCGCGGCGTACCACGAGGTGCTAGCGCCGTTCGCGGGCAAGCCGGTCGTCGTGCGCACCCTCGACGCTGGTGCGGACAAGCCGCTGGCGTTCCTGGACATGGGCGACGAGCCGAACCCGGCGCTCGGCGTGCGCGGCCTGCGGGTGGCCTTCGACCGGCCGGAGGTGCTGGACCGGCAGCTGACCGCCATCGCAGGCGCGGCCGCCGACTCCGGCGCGGAGGTCTCGGTGATGGCGCCGATGGTCGCCACCGCCGCGGAAGCCGCCTGGTTCGCCGAGCGGGTCCGCGCGGCCGGGCTGTCCCGGGCCGGTGTGATGATCGAGATCCCGGCGGCCGCGCTGAGCGCCCGGGAGATCCTGGCGGCCGTCGACTTCGTCAGCATCGGCACCAACGACCTGGCCCAGTACGTGTTCGCCGCGGACCGGATGGCCGGCGCGCTCGCCGAGCTCAACGACCCGTGGCAGCCCGCGCTGCTGCGCCTGATCGAGATGATCGGCCGGGCCGGGCGCGAGCTGGGCAAGCCGGTCGGCGTGTGCGGTGAGGCGGCGTCCGACCCGCTGCTGGCGGGAGTGCTGGCGGGCCTCGGCGCGACCAGCCTGTCGATGGCCGCAGCGGCGGTCCCGGCGGTCGGCGCGGCGCTGGCCGAGCACCCGATGGCGACCTTCCAGAAGGCGGCCGAAGCGGCCCTCGCCGCGGCCGACCCGGCCAAGGCCCGCGAAGCCGTCAAGTCCATCCTCGCCCACTGA
- a CDS encoding AfsR/SARP family transcriptional regulator, which yields MSGGTVQQAERRRTRTPAQPDQPFRLTLLGGWELQAGGEAVAMSSSGQRLLALLALRGRTQRDYAAGVLWPESDDQNALANLRTTLWRVRQRARGALISTQHEIELAPLVSLDIDGLVAAGRYLLADGSGDSPADCAEIGRDLAGHEPLLPGWYDDWVLTERERLQQLQVHALEVAAERLVQSRHLASALEIAQAATQVEPFRETAHCAVVKVLLQQANPAQAVRHYRRYESLLDRELGIRPSAHLRDLVRPVLA from the coding sequence ATGAGCGGTGGCACGGTGCAGCAGGCGGAACGCCGACGGACGCGCACGCCAGCGCAGCCCGATCAGCCGTTCCGGCTGACGCTGCTGGGCGGCTGGGAGCTGCAGGCGGGCGGCGAGGCGGTGGCGATGTCCAGCAGCGGACAGCGCCTGCTCGCCCTGCTCGCCCTGCGCGGGCGCACCCAGCGCGACTACGCCGCCGGCGTCCTGTGGCCGGAGAGCGACGACCAGAACGCGCTGGCCAACCTGCGGACCACGCTGTGGCGGGTGCGCCAGCGGGCCAGGGGCGCGCTGATCAGCACGCAGCACGAGATCGAGCTGGCACCGCTGGTTTCGCTGGACATCGACGGACTGGTCGCCGCGGGGCGCTACCTGCTGGCGGACGGTTCGGGCGACTCGCCTGCCGACTGCGCGGAGATCGGCCGCGACCTGGCGGGCCACGAGCCGCTGCTGCCGGGCTGGTACGACGACTGGGTGCTCACCGAGCGGGAGCGCCTGCAGCAGCTCCAGGTGCACGCGCTGGAGGTCGCGGCCGAGCGGCTGGTGCAGTCCCGGCACCTGGCCAGCGCTCTGGAGATCGCGCAGGCGGCGACCCAGGTGGAGCCGTTCCGCGAGACGGCGCACTGCGCGGTGGTGAAGGTCCTGCTGCAGCAGGCCAACCCGGCGCAGGCGGTCCGCCACTACCGCCGCTACGAGAGCCTCCTGGACCGGGAGCTGGGCATCCGGCCATCGGCCCACCTCCGCGACCTGGTCCGCCCGGTCCTCGCCTGA
- a CDS encoding response regulator — MSEPPVSVMVVDDHPMWRDGVARDLAERGFEVLATASDAASALRIARTVKPDVVLMDLNLGDTSGVTATLQITQEIPGTRVLVLSASGEHSDVLEAVKAGASGYLVKSASASELVDAVQRTAAGDAVFTAGLAGLVLGEYRRMAITPDSDAQAPQLTDRETEVLRLVAKGMTARQIAKKLVISHRTVENHVQSTLRKLQLHNRVELARYAIEHGLDQEA, encoded by the coding sequence ATGAGCGAGCCGCCCGTGTCCGTGATGGTCGTCGACGACCACCCGATGTGGCGCGACGGAGTCGCCCGCGACCTGGCCGAACGCGGTTTCGAGGTGCTGGCCACCGCCAGCGACGCCGCGTCCGCGCTGCGCATCGCGCGGACCGTCAAGCCCGACGTGGTGCTGATGGACCTCAACCTCGGCGACACCTCCGGGGTGACCGCGACCCTGCAGATCACCCAGGAGATCCCCGGCACCCGCGTGCTGGTGCTGTCGGCCAGCGGCGAGCACAGCGACGTGCTGGAGGCGGTCAAGGCGGGCGCGTCCGGGTACCTGGTCAAGTCGGCGTCGGCCTCGGAGCTGGTGGACGCGGTGCAGCGCACGGCGGCAGGCGACGCCGTGTTCACCGCCGGGCTGGCCGGTCTGGTGCTCGGCGAGTACCGGCGGATGGCGATCACCCCGGACTCCGACGCGCAGGCCCCGCAGCTGACCGACCGGGAGACCGAGGTGCTGCGGTTGGTCGCCAAGGGGATGACCGCCCGGCAAATCGCCAAGAAGCTGGTCATCTCGCACCGCACCGTGGAGAACCACGTGCAGTCCACGCTGCGCAAGCTCCAGCTGCACAACCGGGTCGAGCTGGCGCGCTACGCCATCGAGCACGGTCTGGACCAGGAGGCCTGA